In the genome of Hymenobacter cellulosivorans, one region contains:
- a CDS encoding CoA-binding protein encodes MKKTLVLGASDNPARYSYRAVHQLQRHGHEVVPVGIRKGQVAGLDIHTDRPTGEDIDTVTLYVGPQNQPAWYDYILDLKPKRIIFNPGTENEELERMAQERGIRTEEACTLVMLSIGNY; translated from the coding sequence ATGAAAAAGACCCTTGTTCTCGGCGCCAGCGACAACCCGGCCCGCTATTCCTACCGCGCCGTACACCAGCTCCAACGCCACGGCCACGAGGTCGTACCCGTCGGCATCCGCAAAGGTCAGGTTGCCGGCCTCGACATTCACACCGACCGGCCCACTGGCGAGGATATTGACACCGTGACCCTGTACGTAGGCCCGCAAAACCAGCCCGCTTGGTACGATTACATCTTGGACCTAAAGCCCAAGCGCATCATCTTCAACCCCGGCACCGAAAACGAGGAGCTGGAGCGTATGGCCCAGGAGCGCGGCATCCGTACCGAAGAAGCCTGTACTTTGGTTATGCTCAGCATCGGCAACTACTAG